A region from the Nocardioides exalbidus genome encodes:
- the tpiA gene encoding triose-phosphate isomerase: MAGNWKMNLNHQEAVVLVQKLAWTLSDKRHDYAKAEVVVVPPFTDIRSVQTLVDGDRLSIRYGAQDVSVHDNGAYTGEISAAMLSKLGCSYVVVGHSERRMYHGESDELVNAKAHKSLAAGMVPIVCVGEGLDVRQAGEHVPFTLSQVDGSLAGFTAEQVAGLVVAYEPVWAIGTGEVATPDDAQEVCAAIRVRVREVHGDAAADGLRILYGGSVKAGNVGGIMDKADVDGCLVGGASLQVDEFGGICRFYDMPVL; the protein is encoded by the coding sequence ATGGCGGGCAACTGGAAGATGAACCTCAACCACCAGGAAGCGGTGGTGCTGGTGCAGAAGCTGGCGTGGACGCTGTCCGACAAGCGCCACGACTACGCCAAGGCCGAGGTCGTCGTCGTCCCGCCGTTCACCGACATCCGCTCGGTGCAGACGCTGGTCGACGGTGACCGTCTCTCGATCCGCTACGGCGCCCAGGACGTCTCCGTCCACGACAACGGCGCCTACACCGGTGAGATCTCCGCCGCGATGCTGTCCAAGCTGGGCTGCTCCTACGTCGTCGTGGGCCACTCGGAGCGCCGGATGTACCACGGCGAGAGCGACGAGCTGGTCAACGCCAAGGCGCACAAGTCGCTCGCGGCCGGCATGGTCCCGATCGTGTGCGTCGGGGAGGGCCTCGACGTACGCCAGGCGGGCGAGCACGTGCCCTTCACGCTGTCGCAGGTCGACGGCTCGCTCGCGGGCTTCACCGCCGAGCAGGTCGCCGGCCTCGTCGTGGCCTACGAGCCCGTGTGGGCCATCGGCACCGGTGAGGTCGCCACCCCCGACGACGCGCAGGAGGTCTGCGCGGCCATCCGCGTGCGCGTTCGCGAGGTGCACGGGGACGCGGCGGCCGACGGCCTCCGGATCCTCTACGGCGGCTCGGTCAAGGCGGGCAACGTCGGCGGGATCATGGACAAGGCCGACGTCGACGGCTGCCTCGTCGGTGGCGCGAGCCTGCAGGTCGACGAGTTCGGCGGCATCTGCCGGTTCTACGACATGCCCGTCCTCTGA
- a CDS encoding phosphoglycerate kinase, with amino-acid sequence MSDISSLGDLTGKRVLVRSDLNVPLDGTTITDDGRIRASVPTIQQLSDAGAKVVVTAHLGRPDGSPDPKYSLRPVAARLAELLGKPVAFATDTVGADATETVAALQDGEIAVLENVRFNDGETSKDDAVRAAFADQLAQLADAFVSDGFGVVHRKQASVYDVALRLPSAMGGLVAAEVDVLRRLTEHPERPYVVVLGGSKVSDKLGVIDNLIDKADKLLIGGGMVFTFLKAQGHEVGKSLLEADQLDTCTRYLTEAADRGVEILLPTDVVVDTAFPSGDREPQPSVVPASEIPADALGLDIGPESAAAFAAALADARTVFWNGPMGVFEVAAFADGTRAVAQALTEVSGLSVVGGGDSAAAVRQLGFDEAAFGHISTGGGASLEFLEGKELPGIAVLERD; translated from the coding sequence ATGTCCGACATCTCCTCGCTGGGTGACCTGACCGGCAAGCGCGTCCTGGTCCGCTCGGACCTCAACGTGCCCCTTGACGGCACCACCATCACCGACGACGGGCGGATCCGCGCGAGCGTGCCGACCATCCAGCAGCTGTCCGACGCGGGGGCCAAGGTGGTCGTCACCGCCCACCTCGGCCGCCCGGACGGCTCGCCCGACCCGAAGTACTCCCTCCGGCCCGTCGCCGCACGGCTGGCGGAGCTCCTCGGCAAGCCGGTCGCGTTCGCGACCGACACCGTCGGTGCCGACGCGACGGAGACCGTGGCCGCGCTCCAGGACGGCGAGATCGCCGTCCTGGAGAACGTCCGCTTCAACGACGGCGAGACCAGCAAGGACGACGCGGTGCGCGCGGCGTTCGCCGACCAGCTCGCCCAGCTGGCCGACGCCTTCGTCTCCGACGGCTTCGGCGTCGTCCACCGCAAGCAGGCGAGCGTGTACGACGTCGCGCTCCGGCTCCCGTCCGCCATGGGCGGGCTGGTCGCGGCAGAGGTCGACGTGCTGCGCCGGCTCACCGAGCACCCCGAGCGCCCCTACGTGGTGGTGCTCGGCGGCTCGAAGGTGTCCGACAAGCTCGGCGTCATCGACAACCTGATCGACAAGGCCGACAAGCTGCTCATCGGTGGTGGCATGGTCTTCACCTTCCTCAAGGCCCAGGGCCACGAGGTCGGCAAGAGCCTGCTCGAGGCCGACCAGCTCGACACCTGCACCCGCTACCTCACCGAGGCGGCGGACCGGGGCGTGGAGATCCTGCTCCCGACCGACGTCGTGGTCGACACGGCGTTCCCGTCGGGCGACCGCGAGCCCCAGCCCAGCGTCGTACCCGCCTCGGAGATCCCGGCCGACGCCCTCGGCCTCGACATCGGGCCCGAGTCGGCAGCCGCCTTCGCGGCGGCCCTGGCCGACGCCCGCACGGTCTTCTGGAACGGCCCGATGGGCGTGTTCGAGGTGGCCGCCTTCGCAGACGGCACCCGCGCCGTCGCGCAGGCACTCACCGAGGTCTCCGGGCTCTCGGTGGTCGGCGGCGGCGACTCCGCCGCGGCCGTGCGCCAGCTCGGCTTCGACGAGGCCGCGTTCGGCCACATCTCCACCGGCGGAGGCGCGTCGTTGGAGTTCCTGGAGGGCAAGGAGCTCCCGGGCATCGCTGTACTCGAGAGGGACTGA
- a CDS encoding RNA polymerase-binding protein RbpA has product MAGGGGNAIRGSRVGAGPMGEAERGEAAPRQTVTYFCSHDHRSVVTFAIEASAPDSWDCPKCGLPASLDSENPPPAPKIEPYKTHLAYVKERRSETEAADILDEAVALLRSRRKSGDIIF; this is encoded by the coding sequence GTGGCTGGTGGTGGTGGAAACGCGATCCGCGGAAGTCGGGTCGGGGCTGGCCCGATGGGCGAGGCGGAGCGCGGAGAGGCCGCGCCGCGGCAGACGGTGACCTACTTCTGCAGCCACGACCACCGCTCGGTGGTCACCTTCGCGATCGAGGCCTCCGCCCCCGACTCGTGGGACTGCCCCAAGTGCGGCCTCCCGGCCAGCCTGGACTCGGAGAACCCGCCGCCGGCGCCGAAGATCGAGCCCTACAAGACGCACCTCGCCTACGTCAAGGAGCGTCGCAGCGAGACCGAGGCGGCCGACATCCTCGACGAGGCCGTCGCCCTGCTCCGCAGCCGTCGCAAGTCCGGCGACATCATCTTCTGA
- the secG gene encoding preprotein translocase subunit SecG, whose protein sequence is MILLFTILLVLASAIMILLVLLHKGRGGGLSDMFGGGVSSSLGGSSVAERNLDRFTVGVGVIWFACIIALGLLMAYQGN, encoded by the coding sequence GTGATTCTGCTCTTCACCATCCTGCTCGTCCTTGCGAGCGCGATCATGATCCTGCTGGTCCTCCTCCACAAGGGGCGAGGCGGCGGCCTGTCCGACATGTTCGGCGGCGGCGTCTCCAGCAGCCTGGGGGGATCGTCGGTGGCTGAGCGCAACCTCGACCGGTTCACGGTCGGCGTCGGCGTCATCTGGTTTGCCTGCATCATCGCCCTGGGCCTCCTCATGGCCTACCAGGGCAACTGA